One window of Leptotrichia trevisanii DSM 22070 genomic DNA carries:
- a CDS encoding UbiA family prenyltransferase, which produces MNESNINSKKSIIQNIKNFKIYLNERFPLGKNSFFVLIFTLSGYIYTSLLYNSKIMYLFTNGIKIGIFQYKIIALFIIIFMFFFQLRITDEFKDYEEDLKYRAYRPVQRGVISLKTLRKIGIATVIIQIMLAHVIDPEIIYFMIFVWIYMFLMAKEFFIKKWLTKRILIYALSHVVIMVFITLVIVEATQYIVPKNIFDVFILQRYRHNIDFALIPLFALNYLNGIVLEIGRKTRRADEEEHGVQTYSKLWGRKKAVIILSLLFIIEYFFVILGLAHTYEKYFLFSGLTLLIIFIISIYFMVKFLKKDLSGKIVETVSGLWIIFSSMSMGLLPYLFFSLTK; this is translated from the coding sequence ATGAACGAAAGTAATATAAATTCAAAAAAATCAATAATCCAAAATATAAAAAACTTCAAAATATATCTAAATGAGCGATTCCCATTAGGAAAAAACTCTTTTTTCGTATTAATTTTTACTTTGTCAGGATATATTTATACAAGTTTATTATACAATTCAAAAATTATGTATCTTTTTACAAACGGAATTAAAATAGGGATATTTCAATATAAAATAATCGCTCTATTTATCATAATTTTTATGTTTTTCTTTCAATTAAGAATTACAGATGAATTTAAGGATTATGAAGAAGACTTAAAATATAGGGCTTACCGTCCTGTCCAAAGAGGTGTAATTTCGTTAAAAACATTGAGAAAAATAGGAATTGCAACTGTTATAATACAAATAATGCTTGCACACGTTATAGATCCTGAAATTATCTATTTTATGATATTTGTATGGATTTATATGTTCTTAATGGCAAAGGAATTTTTTATAAAAAAATGGCTTACAAAAAGAATTTTGATTTATGCTCTCTCCCACGTTGTAATAATGGTATTCATTACTCTTGTTATTGTAGAAGCTACACAATACATTGTACCAAAAAATATTTTTGACGTTTTTATATTACAACGGTATAGACATAATATTGATTTTGCATTAATTCCTCTTTTTGCATTAAATTATTTAAATGGAATCGTACTGGAAATAGGAAGAAAAACGAGAAGAGCTGATGAAGAGGAACATGGAGTGCAGACATATAGCAAACTTTGGGGGAGAAAAAAGGCTGTGATTATTTTAAGCCTACTTTTTATTATTGAATATTTTTTTGTCATCCTTGGGCTTGCCCATACTTATGAAAAATATTTTTTATTCAGTGGATTAACATTGCTTATAATATTTATAATTTCGATATATTTTATGGTAAAATTTTTGAAAAAGGATTTATCAGGAAAGATTGTAGAAACTGTGTCGGGACTTTGGATTATTTTTTCAAGTATGAGTATGGGGCTTCTTCCGTATTTATTTTTTAGTTTAACAAAATAA